In Pseudoalteromonas sp. NC201, a single window of DNA contains:
- the aroA gene encoding 3-phosphoshikimate 1-carboxyvinyltransferase, translating into MEQLTLKPITKVSGSVTLPGSKSLSNRILLLAALCEGTTKVTNLLDSDDIRHMLGALSQLGVEVTLEDDNTVALVKGNGGNFHTPVEPLFLGNAGTAYRPLTAVLAAIPGDYELIGEPRMEERPIGHLVDAMQTLGADIQYLKNKDYPPLKVAGKQLAGGEVEIDGSISSQFLTALLMAAPLFSGDTNIAIKGELVSKPYIDITIGVMAHFGVHVENHDYQHFVVKAGQQYQSPGTLMVEGDASSASYFIAAAAIAGGEIEIKGVGKQSVQGDIGFAKVMEQVGANIDWHDERIVVRKGELNGVDIDANAIPDAAMTLATVALFAKGKTAIRNIYNWRVKETDRLAAMATELKKVGAEVVEGHDFIEVTPPANFNFTDVDTYNDHRIAMCFSMVAVGGQAITINDPKCTAKTFPTYFSVLESISQY; encoded by the coding sequence ATGGAACAATTGACCCTCAAGCCTATTACTAAAGTCAGTGGCAGTGTGACGCTACCTGGCTCTAAAAGCTTATCAAATCGTATTTTGTTGCTTGCAGCATTGTGCGAAGGCACGACAAAAGTGACGAACTTATTGGATAGCGATGACATCCGCCATATGTTAGGTGCGCTATCCCAGTTAGGCGTTGAAGTAACGTTAGAAGACGATAATACGGTGGCACTGGTCAAAGGAAATGGTGGCAACTTTCACACCCCCGTTGAGCCGCTATTTTTAGGCAATGCTGGTACAGCATATCGCCCATTAACAGCAGTGCTTGCAGCTATACCCGGTGATTATGAACTGATTGGTGAGCCACGAATGGAAGAGCGCCCAATTGGCCATCTTGTCGATGCCATGCAAACGCTTGGTGCCGATATTCAATATCTCAAAAACAAAGACTACCCGCCGTTAAAAGTTGCAGGTAAGCAACTTGCTGGTGGTGAAGTTGAGATTGACGGCAGTATCTCAAGCCAATTCTTAACTGCATTATTGATGGCGGCACCGCTTTTTAGTGGCGATACGAATATTGCGATTAAAGGTGAACTGGTTTCAAAGCCTTATATTGATATTACTATTGGCGTGATGGCGCACTTTGGGGTTCATGTCGAAAACCACGATTACCAACATTTTGTGGTAAAAGCTGGCCAGCAGTATCAATCTCCTGGAACACTTATGGTCGAAGGGGATGCTTCGTCAGCTTCTTATTTCATTGCTGCAGCCGCAATTGCAGGTGGTGAAATTGAGATCAAGGGAGTGGGTAAACAAAGTGTGCAAGGTGATATCGGCTTTGCCAAAGTGATGGAACAAGTCGGTGCAAACATTGATTGGCATGATGAGCGTATCGTTGTCCGAAAAGGTGAGTTAAATGGTGTGGATATTGACGCCAATGCTATCCCTGATGCGGCGATGACGCTTGCAACCGTAGCGCTATTTGCAAAAGGTAAAACGGCAATTCGTAATATCTACAATTGGCGTGTGAAAGAAACCGACAGGCTAGCTGCCATGGCGACTGAGCTAAAAAAAGTAGGCGCAGAAGTGGTAGAAGGGCACGACTTTATCGAAGTTACGCCACCGGCTAATTTTAATTTCACGGATGTAGACACATATAATGACCATCGTATTGCGATGTGTTTCTCGATGGTTGCTGTGGGTGGTCAAGCTATCACGATTAACGACCCTAAATGTACGGCAAAAACTTTCCCAACCTATTTTTCAGTGTTAGAAAGCATTAGTCAGTATTAA
- the serC gene encoding 3-phosphoserine/phosphohydroxythreonine transaminase, producing MTVYNFCAGPAMLPVEVMKKAQKEFLDWQNLGVSVMEVSHRSAPYLEMAKQCEASLRRLMNISDEFEVLFMHGGGRGHFAAVPLNLHVDGVPGVYIENGIWSTGATKEGEKFTQTHAINIRTDENGQFDILPVSEWKLPENASYIHYCPNETIDGIEIFDVPKHATAPIVADMSSNILSREINVDDFDLIYAGAQKNIGPSGLSIAIVRKTLLKREGLPRPAILDYAIEADQQSMYNTPPTFAWYLAFEVFKYLESIGGVKAMEAHNQEKAAILYDYIDGSDFYSNKVAKHCRSLMNVPFWLNDDSLNAKFLAEAEQNGLIALEGHRFVGGMRASIYNAMPIEGIKALVAFMDKFARENC from the coding sequence ATGACGGTTTATAATTTTTGCGCGGGTCCTGCGATGTTACCTGTTGAAGTTATGAAAAAAGCGCAAAAAGAATTTTTAGATTGGCAAAATTTAGGCGTGTCGGTGATGGAAGTTAGCCATCGTTCAGCGCCTTACTTGGAGATGGCGAAGCAGTGTGAAGCCAGCTTACGTCGTTTGATGAACATCTCTGATGAATTTGAAGTCCTGTTTATGCATGGTGGTGGCCGAGGTCACTTTGCAGCTGTACCGCTAAATCTGCATGTTGATGGTGTACCTGGCGTATATATCGAGAACGGGATCTGGTCTACCGGTGCGACGAAAGAAGGTGAAAAATTCACGCAAACGCATGCGATTAATATTCGTACTGACGAAAATGGTCAATTCGATATTTTACCTGTCTCTGAGTGGAAGCTACCAGAAAACGCTTCATATATTCACTATTGTCCAAACGAAACCATCGATGGTATTGAAATATTTGACGTTCCAAAGCATGCAACCGCACCAATTGTAGCGGACATGTCTTCCAATATTTTATCTCGTGAAATTAACGTCGATGACTTTGATTTGATCTATGCTGGTGCGCAAAAAAATATCGGTCCTTCGGGTCTCAGTATCGCCATTGTACGTAAGACGTTATTGAAGCGTGAAGGGCTGCCAAGACCTGCTATCCTTGATTACGCCATTGAGGCTGATCAGCAAAGCATGTACAACACACCACCGACATTTGCATGGTATCTTGCGTTTGAGGTATTCAAGTATCTTGAAAGCATTGGTGGTGTTAAAGCTATGGAAGCGCACAATCAAGAAAAAGCAGCCATTTTATACGATTACATCGATGGCTCTGACTTCTATTCAAACAAAGTTGCAAAACATTGTCGCTCATTGATGAACGTACCATTTTGGTTAAATGATGACAGCCTAAATGCTAAATTCTTGGCAGAGGCAGAACAAAACGGTTTAATTGCACTTGAAGGCCACCGTTTTGTTGGCGGTATGCGAGCTAGTATATACAACGCCATGCCAATTGAAGGGATCAAAGCGTTAGTTGCATTTATGGATAAATTCGCACGGGAGAACTGTTGA
- the gyrA gene encoding DNA gyrase subunit A: MSDLANEILPVNIEDELKNSYLDYAMSVIVGRALPDVRDGLKPVHRRVLFAMNELKNDWNKPYKKSARVVGDVIGKYHPHGDSAVYDTIVRMAQPFSLRYMLVDGQGNFGSVDGDSAAAMRYTEVRMAKVAHELLADLEKETVDYVPNYDGTEQIPDVLPTKVPNLLVNGSSGIAVGMATNIPPHNLTEVINGCLAVIQNPDITIEELIDYIPGPDFPTAAIISGKNGIEQAYKTGRGKIYIRAKAEIEVDEKTNKETIIVHEIPYQVNKARLIEKIAELVKDKKVEGISALRDESDKDGMRIVIEIKRGEVGEVVLNNLYAQTQLQTVFGINMVALDNNQPKCFNLKEMLDAFIIHRREVVTRRTVFDLRKARDRAHTLEGLAIALANIDPIIELIRKSPTPAEAKAALTARAWDLGNVKSMLERTGEENVARPDWLAEELGIRDGQYYLSEQQAQAILDLRLHKLTGLEHEKILAEYKELLDLIAELLYILSTPERLMEVIRDELVEIKETYGDERRTEITAAAHDISLEDLINEEDVVVTLSHEGYVKYQPLSDYEAQRRGGKGRSATKMKDEDFIERLLVANTHDTILCFSTSGRLYWLKVYQLPLASRAARGKPIVNLLPLEADERITTILPVREYEEDKFIVMATASGIVKKTPLTAYSRQRASGIIAINLNEGDSLIGANITTGENDIMLFTEHGKVVRFNEKQRDSETGEVKRDPETGEEMLALRPMGRTATGVRGIKMPDDVKVVSLIVPQGDGAILTVTENGYGKRTPLEEYPAKSRATQGVVSIKVTERNGSVVGAVQVDDNDEIMLISNRGTLVRTRVNEVSTVGRNTQGVILIRTMEEEKVVGLQRIEEIEVEALPEGDVAELEGEATLAAGSDAEE; encoded by the coding sequence ATGTCTGATCTCGCCAATGAAATCCTGCCAGTCAATATCGAAGATGAATTAAAAAATTCATACCTAGATTATGCAATGAGTGTAATCGTAGGTCGTGCATTACCTGACGTACGTGACGGCCTAAAGCCTGTTCACCGTCGTGTATTGTTCGCGATGAATGAACTTAAAAATGACTGGAACAAACCTTATAAAAAGTCAGCTCGTGTAGTTGGTGACGTAATCGGTAAATATCACCCGCATGGTGATAGCGCGGTTTACGATACTATTGTACGTATGGCTCAGCCTTTCTCTCTACGCTATATGCTCGTAGATGGACAAGGTAACTTTGGTTCTGTCGATGGTGACTCTGCAGCTGCGATGCGTTATACCGAAGTACGTATGGCGAAAGTCGCTCACGAGTTACTTGCTGACCTTGAAAAAGAAACCGTTGATTATGTACCAAACTACGATGGTACAGAGCAAATTCCAGATGTGTTACCAACTAAAGTGCCTAACTTATTGGTGAATGGTTCATCTGGTATTGCGGTTGGTATGGCGACCAATATTCCACCTCACAACTTAACTGAGGTGATCAATGGCTGTTTGGCTGTGATCCAGAATCCAGACATCACCATTGAAGAGTTAATCGACTATATTCCGGGTCCTGATTTCCCGACTGCCGCCATCATTAGCGGTAAAAACGGCATCGAACAAGCCTATAAAACAGGCCGTGGTAAGATCTATATCCGCGCGAAAGCTGAAATCGAAGTCGATGAGAAAACAAACAAAGAAACCATCATCGTTCATGAAATTCCTTACCAAGTTAACAAAGCAAGACTAATCGAAAAAATTGCAGAGCTTGTTAAAGATAAAAAGGTTGAAGGGATCAGTGCACTACGCGACGAGTCGGACAAAGACGGTATGCGTATTGTTATTGAAATCAAACGTGGTGAAGTCGGTGAGGTTGTACTAAACAACCTATATGCTCAAACACAACTACAAACTGTGTTTGGCATCAATATGGTTGCACTAGACAACAACCAGCCTAAGTGTTTCAACCTGAAAGAAATGCTTGATGCGTTTATTATTCACCGTCGTGAAGTTGTAACGCGTCGTACTGTATTTGACCTGCGTAAGGCAAGAGACCGAGCGCACACGCTTGAAGGCCTCGCAATTGCGCTAGCTAACATTGACCCAATCATTGAGCTTATTCGTAAGTCACCAACACCAGCGGAAGCGAAAGCGGCGCTAACTGCGCGAGCTTGGGATCTTGGTAACGTTAAATCAATGCTTGAGCGCACAGGCGAAGAAAATGTTGCGCGTCCAGATTGGTTAGCGGAAGAATTAGGGATCCGTGATGGTCAGTATTACTTGTCTGAGCAACAAGCCCAAGCAATCCTAGACTTAAGACTACACAAATTAACGGGTCTTGAGCACGAGAAAATTCTAGCAGAATACAAAGAACTACTCGATCTTATCGCTGAGCTACTGTACATCCTTTCTACTCCAGAGCGTTTGATGGAAGTGATCCGCGATGAGTTAGTTGAAATCAAAGAAACGTATGGTGATGAGCGTCGCACAGAGATCACTGCTGCTGCGCACGATATCAGTTTAGAAGATTTGATCAACGAAGAAGACGTTGTCGTTACGCTTTCTCATGAAGGCTACGTGAAATATCAACCTCTTAGTGATTACGAAGCTCAGCGTCGTGGTGGTAAAGGGCGATCTGCAACTAAGATGAAAGATGAAGACTTTATCGAACGTCTACTCGTTGCAAATACTCACGATACAATTCTTTGTTTCTCCACTTCTGGCCGCTTGTATTGGTTGAAAGTTTACCAGCTGCCGCTTGCATCACGTGCTGCGCGCGGAAAGCCAATTGTTAACTTGTTACCACTCGAAGCTGATGAGCGTATTACGACAATTTTACCGGTTCGTGAATACGAAGAAGATAAGTTTATCGTCATGGCGACGGCAAGTGGTATCGTTAAGAAAACACCTCTGACTGCATACAGCCGTCAGCGTGCAAGTGGCATTATTGCTATCAACTTGAACGAAGGCGATAGCCTGATCGGTGCTAACATCACCACAGGTGAAAATGACATCATGCTATTTACTGAGCATGGTAAAGTTGTACGCTTTAACGAGAAGCAGCGAGATTCTGAAACAGGTGAAGTGAAGCGCGACCCTGAAACTGGCGAAGAAATGTTGGCTTTACGTCCGATGGGCCGTACAGCAACAGGTGTTCGTGGTATCAAGATGCCAGATGACGTGAAAGTGGTATCACTAATCGTACCACAAGGCGATGGTGCAATCTTGACCGTAACTGAAAATGGTTATGGTAAGCGTACACCGCTTGAAGAGTATCCAGCGAAGAGCCGTGCAACACAAGGTGTTGTATCAATCAAAGTAACTGAAAGAAATGGTTCTGTGGTTGGCGCGGTTCAAGTTGACGACAATGATGAAATCATGTTGATCTCAAACCGTGGTACGCTAGTTAGAACGCGTGTAAACGAAGTTTCTACGGTAGGCCGTAACACCCAAGGTGTTATTCTGATCCGTACGATGGAAGAAGAAAAGGTAGTTGGTCTTCAACGCATCGAAGAAATTGAAGTGGAAGCGTTGCCTGAAGGTGATGTTGCAGAGCTAGAAGGTGAAGCAACACTTGCAGCGGGATCTGACGCAGAGGAATAA
- the ubiG gene encoding bifunctional 2-polyprenyl-6-hydroxyphenol methylase/3-demethylubiquinol 3-O-methyltransferase UbiG yields MTEHQNVDPNEIAKFEEIAERWWDREGEFKPLHDINPLRLDFINDKCEGLFAKTVLDVGCGGGILTESMAKLGANATGIDMGQEPLNVAKLHALEVGVNVDYQKVPAEEFAAMHQGEFDVVTCMEMLEHVPDPESIIRSVAQLVKPGGHVFFSTLNKTTKAYLLAIVAAEKLLKMVPEGTHEHDKFIRPSTLIDWAEKYDLKVRAATGINYNPIGKTFTLTKDVSVNYILHFEKLA; encoded by the coding sequence ATGACCGAACATCAAAATGTAGACCCTAATGAAATCGCTAAATTTGAAGAAATAGCAGAGCGCTGGTGGGACCGAGAGGGAGAATTTAAACCATTACACGACATTAACCCGTTGAGGTTGGACTTTATTAACGATAAGTGTGAAGGCCTATTCGCAAAAACAGTATTAGATGTCGGTTGTGGTGGCGGGATTTTGACAGAAAGCATGGCTAAGCTGGGTGCAAATGCAACCGGTATCGATATGGGGCAAGAGCCGCTTAACGTCGCAAAGCTCCACGCATTAGAGGTCGGCGTTAACGTAGACTATCAAAAAGTGCCAGCGGAAGAATTCGCAGCCATGCACCAAGGTGAGTTCGATGTAGTAACTTGCATGGAAATGCTAGAACACGTACCAGACCCAGAATCCATTATTCGTTCAGTCGCACAGCTAGTTAAGCCCGGCGGTCATGTATTTTTTTCTACCTTAAACAAAACTACAAAAGCGTATTTACTGGCTATCGTCGCCGCAGAAAAACTGCTTAAAATGGTTCCTGAAGGCACGCATGAGCATGATAAATTTATTCGCCCTTCGACCCTAATTGATTGGGCTGAAAAATACGACCTCAAAGTTAGGGCGGCGACAGGGATTAACTACAACCCTATCGGCAAAACATTTACCTTAACTAAAGACGTTTCAGTTAACTACATTCTACACTTTGAGAAGCTGGCATGA
- a CDS encoding HAD family hydrolase yields the protein MIQAVLFDLDGTLLDTSDDLGAALNHVLAANKMPIVGKQVYSSAISNGVAAMLQVGFGESLKHYDIQILRQGVLDYYLENLSVHSQCFAQIGELLAALLEKEIQVGIMTNKPEFLTLPLLKQIPELAKIETVVCGDTLAVAKPHPEPLLLVASKLGVSPEQCIYVGDAERDIIAAKSAKMISAAAMWGFIPSESEAKSWHADLYLTNPLDTLSHI from the coding sequence ATGATCCAGGCGGTACTATTTGATTTAGACGGCACCTTGCTGGATACCAGTGATGACTTAGGAGCCGCACTAAACCACGTTTTAGCTGCTAATAAAATGCCTATTGTCGGCAAACAGGTTTATAGCAGTGCGATTTCAAACGGCGTAGCAGCGATGTTGCAAGTAGGATTTGGTGAGTCATTAAAGCACTACGACATTCAAATATTACGGCAGGGTGTACTCGACTACTACCTGGAGAATTTATCAGTACATTCCCAATGCTTTGCGCAAATTGGTGAGTTATTAGCGGCACTTTTAGAAAAAGAGATTCAGGTTGGGATCATGACGAACAAACCTGAGTTTTTAACGCTTCCGCTACTAAAACAGATCCCTGAACTTGCAAAGATCGAGACAGTAGTATGCGGAGATACACTGGCGGTGGCCAAACCTCATCCCGAGCCTTTACTGTTAGTGGCGTCAAAATTGGGGGTGTCACCTGAGCAGTGTATTTATGTTGGTGATGCTGAGCGAGATATTATTGCTGCAAAATCCGCAAAAATGATTAGTGCAGCAGCAATGTGGGGATTCATTCCATCTGAATCCGAAGCTAAGTCTTGGCATGCGGATCTCTATCTTACTAACCCATTAGACACGTTATCGCATATTTAG
- the nrdA gene encoding class 1a ribonucleoside-diphosphate reductase subunit alpha: MNQQLSVCKRNGRKEPLDLDKIHRVITWAAEGLDNVSVSQVELKSHIQFYDGIRTGDIHETIIKAAADLISKESPDYQYLAARLAIFHLRKKAYGCFEPPHLHDHVVKLVEDKRYDQHLLTDYTKAEFDELNSYIDHSRDMNFSYAAVKQLEGKYLVQNRVTGEIYESAQFLYVLVAASLFANYPKETRLDYIKRFYDAVSTFKISLPTPIMAGVRTPTRQFSSCVLIECADSLDSINATSSAIVKYVSQRAGIGINAGRIRALGSPIRNGEAYHTGCIPFYKHFQTAVKSCSQGGVRGGAATLFYPLWHLEVENLLVLKNNRGVEENRVRHLDYGVQFNKTMYSRLIKDDYITLFSPSDVPGLYDAFFEDQDKFEELYVKYEKDESIRKKRIKAIELFSMFAQERASTGRIYLQNVDHCNTHSPFDSKVAPIRQSNLCLEIALPTKPLSHVNDPEGEIALCTLSAFNLGAIKSLDELEELAELAVRALDNLLDYQDYPVPAAYNATMGRRTLGIGVINFAYYLAKNGVKYSDGSANGLTHRTFEAIQYYLMKASNELAKERGACPKFNETTYSQGIMPIDTYKRDLDKVCEEPLRLDWDALRASIQEHGMRNSTLSALMPSETSSQISNATNGIEPPRGHISVKASKDGILKQVVPEYDRLKNNYELLWDIPSNDGYLALVGIMQKFIDQTISANTNYDPSKFEAGKVPMKLLLKDLLTAYKLGVKTLYYHNTRDGASDAQDEMKPEAEDDGCEGGACKI; the protein is encoded by the coding sequence ATGAACCAACAGCTATCTGTATGCAAAAGAAACGGTCGCAAAGAACCGTTAGATCTAGATAAGATCCATCGTGTCATTACATGGGCGGCAGAAGGCCTAGATAACGTCTCAGTTTCTCAGGTTGAATTAAAGTCACACATCCAGTTTTATGACGGTATTCGTACTGGTGATATCCACGAAACGATTATTAAAGCTGCAGCCGATCTGATCTCAAAAGAGTCTCCAGATTATCAGTATCTAGCCGCTCGTTTGGCTATTTTCCACTTGCGTAAGAAAGCCTATGGCTGTTTTGAGCCGCCGCACTTACACGACCATGTGGTAAAGCTGGTTGAAGACAAGCGCTATGATCAGCACCTTCTTACCGACTACACAAAAGCTGAGTTTGATGAGCTAAACAGCTACATCGACCATAGCCGAGATATGAACTTCAGCTATGCAGCCGTTAAGCAGTTGGAAGGTAAGTACCTTGTACAAAATCGTGTAACGGGTGAGATCTATGAAAGTGCGCAGTTCTTATATGTTCTTGTTGCTGCAAGCCTGTTTGCAAACTACCCGAAAGAAACGCGTCTAGATTACATTAAGCGATTCTACGATGCGGTTTCAACATTCAAAATTTCATTACCAACGCCAATTATGGCTGGTGTTCGTACGCCGACACGTCAGTTTAGCTCATGCGTACTGATTGAATGTGCTGATAGCCTAGATTCAATCAACGCGACTTCTTCTGCGATTGTAAAATACGTCAGTCAGCGTGCCGGTATTGGTATTAACGCAGGCCGTATTCGTGCACTTGGTAGCCCAATCAGAAATGGGGAAGCGTACCACACTGGATGTATTCCGTTTTATAAGCACTTCCAAACGGCTGTTAAAAGCTGTTCTCAAGGCGGTGTACGTGGTGGCGCGGCGACCCTATTCTACCCGCTTTGGCATCTTGAAGTTGAAAACCTATTAGTACTAAAAAATAACCGTGGTGTTGAAGAAAACCGCGTACGTCATTTAGATTATGGCGTGCAGTTCAACAAAACCATGTATAGCCGCCTAATTAAAGACGACTATATTACGCTCTTTAGTCCATCAGATGTGCCAGGTCTTTACGACGCATTCTTTGAAGATCAAGATAAATTCGAAGAACTGTATGTTAAGTACGAGAAAGATGAGTCTATTCGTAAGAAACGCATTAAAGCGATTGAATTATTCTCAATGTTTGCGCAAGAACGTGCGAGCACCGGTCGTATTTATCTACAAAACGTTGACCACTGTAATACACACAGCCCGTTTGACTCTAAGGTTGCACCGATCCGCCAGTCAAACCTATGCCTTGAAATTGCACTACCAACGAAGCCGTTAAGCCATGTAAATGACCCTGAAGGTGAAATTGCACTTTGTACGCTTTCAGCGTTTAACTTAGGTGCTATCAAGTCTTTAGATGAGCTAGAAGAGTTAGCAGAGCTTGCGGTTCGCGCACTTGATAACCTATTAGACTATCAAGACTACCCTGTTCCTGCTGCGTACAATGCAACGATGGGACGCCGTACACTGGGTATCGGTGTGATTAACTTTGCTTATTATCTCGCAAAGAATGGTGTTAAGTACTCAGACGGTAGTGCTAACGGCCTAACACACAGAACATTTGAAGCGATCCAATACTATCTGATGAAAGCATCGAATGAACTAGCAAAAGAACGCGGCGCTTGTCCTAAGTTTAACGAGACGACCTACTCACAAGGTATCATGCCAATAGATACCTATAAGCGTGACCTTGATAAAGTCTGTGAAGAGCCATTACGCCTTGACTGGGATGCGTTAAGAGCAAGTATCCAAGAACACGGTATGCGTAACTCAACGTTGTCAGCCTTGATGCCATCGGAAACATCATCGCAAATTTCAAACGCGACAAACGGTATTGAACCACCTCGTGGTCATATCAGTGTTAAAGCAAGTAAAGATGGTATCTTGAAGCAAGTTGTACCTGAGTACGACCGCCTCAAGAACAACTATGAACTACTTTGGGATATTCCATCTAACGATGGTTACCTTGCGCTGGTTGGTATTATGCAGAAGTTCATCGATCAAACTATCTCTGCAAATACCAATTATGATCCAAGTAAGTTTGAAGCAGGTAAAGTTCCTATGAAGCTATTGCTAAAAGACTTACTCACCGCATACAAACTTGGTGTTAAAACACTTTATTACCATAACACCCGCGACGGTGCTTCTGATGCTCAAGATGAGATGAAACCAGAAGCAGAAGACGATGGTTGTGAAGGCGGCGCTTGTAAGATATAA
- the nrdB gene encoding class Ia ribonucleoside-diphosphate reductase subunit beta: protein MAYSTFSRNHNDQLKEPMFFGQTVNVSRYDQQKFPIFEKLIEKQLSFFWRPEEVDVSKDRLDFQALPEHERHIFLSNLKYQTLLDSVQGRSPNVALLPIVSIPELETWIETWAFSETIHSRSYTHIIRNVTQNPELIFDDIVGNDKIVERADAVTKYYDELIEKVSLYNQYGEGKHEINGTTVVINLFELKKLLYLCIMSVNILEAIRFYVSFACSFAFAERELMEGNAKIIKLIARDEALHLSGTQHMLNIMQEGKDDPEMSIVAAQCREEAIKMFVEAAEQEKEWAEYLFKDGSMIGLNKDILCQYVEYITNIRMSAVGLPTQFETKSNPIPWINAWLVSDNVQVAPQEAEISSYLVGQIDSEVDASDFGDFDL from the coding sequence ATGGCATATTCTACGTTTAGCAGAAATCATAACGACCAATTAAAAGAACCGATGTTTTTCGGACAAACTGTTAATGTATCTCGCTACGACCAACAGAAGTTCCCTATTTTCGAAAAGCTAATTGAAAAGCAATTATCGTTTTTCTGGCGTCCAGAAGAAGTAGACGTAAGTAAGGATAGATTGGACTTTCAGGCACTTCCTGAGCACGAAAGACATATCTTTTTGAGCAACCTAAAATATCAAACATTGCTAGACAGTGTGCAAGGTCGCTCTCCAAACGTTGCGCTTTTGCCGATCGTCTCCATCCCTGAGCTTGAAACTTGGATCGAAACTTGGGCGTTTAGTGAAACTATTCACAGTCGCTCTTACACTCACATTATTCGTAATGTGACGCAAAACCCTGAGTTAATCTTTGATGACATCGTGGGCAATGACAAAATTGTTGAACGTGCGGATGCAGTTACCAAGTATTACGATGAACTGATTGAAAAGGTAAGCCTTTATAATCAGTACGGTGAAGGCAAGCATGAAATTAATGGCACAACGGTCGTCATAAACTTGTTTGAGCTGAAAAAGCTCCTGTACCTTTGCATCATGTCGGTAAACATCTTAGAAGCAATCCGCTTCTACGTGAGCTTTGCCTGCTCATTTGCTTTTGCTGAGCGCGAGCTTATGGAAGGTAATGCAAAGATCATCAAGCTAATTGCTCGTGATGAGGCGCTTCATTTGTCTGGCACACAGCATATGCTGAATATCATGCAAGAAGGCAAAGATGACCCTGAAATGTCTATCGTGGCAGCACAATGCCGTGAAGAAGCAATTAAGATGTTTGTTGAAGCAGCTGAGCAAGAAAAAGAATGGGCTGAGTATCTGTTTAAAGACGGTTCAATGATTGGCCTGAACAAAGATATTTTGTGTCAATACGTTGAGTACATCACAAATATTCGTATGTCAGCGGTTGGCTTACCAACGCAATTTGAGACCAAATCGAACCCTATTCCGTGGATCAATGCTTGGCTTGTTTCTGACAATGTTCAGGTTGCACCACAGGAAGCTGAGATCAGCTCATATCTTGTTGGACAAATCGACTCTGAAGTCGATGCCTCTGACTTTGGCGATTTCGACTTGTAA
- the yfaE gene encoding class I ribonucleotide reductase maintenance protein YfaE, with translation MVEKPSFLIQVENIEEPLEYVASSSSILETLEAANIEVPYQCREGFCGACRAKLIEGQTQYANEPLAFVRDGEILLCCSRPTSHIKIELP, from the coding sequence ATGGTTGAAAAGCCATCCTTCCTAATTCAGGTTGAGAATATTGAGGAGCCACTGGAATATGTGGCTTCTTCGTCTTCGATACTCGAAACCCTTGAAGCAGCAAATATTGAAGTCCCCTATCAATGCCGCGAGGGTTTTTGCGGTGCTTGCCGCGCCAAGCTCATCGAAGGACAAACACAGTACGCGAACGAGCCACTTGCTTTTGTGAGAGATGGGGAAATTTTATTGTGCTGTAGCAGACCCACAAGCCATATTAAAATAGAGTTGCCGTAA
- a CDS encoding YaeQ family protein, with protein sequence MNKPFVFKARIKVADLFHHSHHEEAFTTAMLSKESSEHFAMKLLGICALSFDKPAKWSKAEKKHWPDVWLEDDNDQVEVALFIGTLEVDEILKYEKLYAKVVVLCADGEQWFEERRAQLQFIGSFSVFSIPTDFVVELCEMLTRSLHWDVIFENGAMSVTDSEHYIRTQITKLI encoded by the coding sequence ATGAACAAGCCATTTGTCTTCAAGGCAAGGATTAAGGTTGCTGACTTATTTCACCATAGCCACCATGAAGAAGCATTTACCACCGCCATGTTGTCAAAAGAAAGTAGTGAGCACTTTGCGATGAAACTGCTTGGGATATGCGCACTGTCTTTTGATAAGCCGGCAAAGTGGAGCAAGGCGGAGAAAAAACATTGGCCGGACGTATGGCTAGAAGACGACAACGACCAGGTTGAAGTCGCTTTGTTTATTGGTACCTTAGAGGTCGATGAGATACTCAAGTATGAAAAGCTTTATGCTAAGGTTGTGGTGTTGTGTGCTGACGGTGAGCAATGGTTTGAAGAGCGTCGAGCGCAATTACAGTTTATTGGATCTTTCTCTGTGTTTAGTATTCCCACGGACTTTGTGGTTGAATTGTGTGAAATGCTGACGCGAAGTTTACATTGGGACGTGATTTTTGAAAATGGGGCGATGAGTGTTACTGATAGTGAACACTACATTCGTACTCAAATTACCAAGCTGATTTAA